The Falco biarmicus isolate bFalBia1 chromosome 7, bFalBia1.pri, whole genome shotgun sequence genome contains the following window.
GGCCGGCAGCGAGCGGGTGCCCAccgggcagcgctgccctccCGCTTGCGCGCAGCGAAGCCTCGTTAAATAAGTAACGGCGGCGGCACGGCCGGCCCTGGCCCCGGGGAGCGGGGCTCCGCCGCGCTCCTCTCCGGTCCCCTCTCCCCGCGACGCAGCGGGAACGAACGCGCCGCCGACTACCTGTGCAACACCTCCGcaacacattttatttacaCGCAATGAACTCGGGGCATGGTACGTTATATACAGATATTTTCCCCCTCCGACAAGGCAGAGCTTGTGCAAGATTAGGAGCATCCTCTGGAGCGTATCCGACAGTCCACGGGAAACGTCCCCCCTGCCAGATATCAGCTGTCGGAGTCCAAGTCACTTTTCCCGTCCTCTTGCCTCTTCTCCGGGGACGTTTTGGACGCTTTATTccatttttgtgcattttctgACTCTTCAGAAGACGATCGCTTTTGCCTCCTCCACTTTGCCCGGCGGTTTTTGAACCAAACCTGTTACGTGCAGAAATCAAattattaggggaaaaaatgaaatatgcaaACCCGCAGAACGACACCCCGCCACAcatcccccctcacccccccggCCGGCCGGAGCCCTGCCCCGCCCGGAGCCGCGCTGGGCCGGAGGGCGAGCGGCCGCTCGGGTGGGAAAGACTGAGCGCGTCCAGCAGCCACGGCCGCCTCTCCACATGTGCTCACAACCGTGCGATCGGCTCGGGCAGCCGCCCCCAGAAAGGCGCTTGGCaattcataataataataattttaaaaaaacaagaagaacTTTCCCTCTCGCCGCCGCAAACGTGTTgctccccccgccgccagcccgccGCTGCCGGCGGAGCCGGGCTGGAGCCGCACGGAGGTACCTCCCGCGCGAGCGCGTCTAAATGCGAAAGGGAGAGAGTGGaagggggggagaagaaaatgaaatacctCCACTTTCTCCTCTCTTAAGTGCACCCTTCTGGCCAGCTGTTCCCTGGTGCCCACGTCTGGGTATTTCGTTTCCTGGAAGAGGTTTTCCAGCGCTTCCAGCTGCTCGTCAGTGAAGATAGTCCGATGCCGTCTTTTCCGCCTGCAGTGCAGCTGGTTCAGTAACTGCAGCTCGGTCCGGGACAAAGTGCCCACGTTCATGTAGGGCAACATCTGATGGGGAACAGGGGACATCAGGACTGACCCACTGCCCTCGTAACCTACGGACAGACAGATGAGACGACGACAGGCTTTGCATGAGATCGCTGCTCCCccctacacacacaccctttgccGAAAAAGCCCCCACTCCCGCCGCCCACGGCCGCCAGCTCCCCGccaccccctcctgccccgcgGCTGCGGGAACAAAGAAAACCCGTCCGCCCCGTCCCACGCGGGGCCGCCTTACCTGCGGGGGGGACGCAGGAGCACTGCTGGGCCCCCAGGGGCGGCACGGCCCCGCAGCACGAAGGGCCCACGGGGGACGCAGGCACATGCAGCTGCCCGTAGTAGTAGTTGTTGTAGCCCAGCCGAGATCCGGTGACCGCCGGCGGCAGCGCGGAGGCGGGTGCCACCGCCCGGGAGTAAAATCCGCCGTAGTCGGAGGCGCTGCCGTAGAGCGAGTCCCCGTGGAGGCTGGGGAAGACGACGGGCGCGGCGCTCGGGGGCAGCAGCACCGAGTCCTTGCAGCGAGGTCTGGCCGCCAGGATATTGTCGATGCTGAACATGCTCACAGGCATGCCCCAAACCGTGccggggcagggcagcggggaccggccggggggggggggtgggagggagggagggagggtaGGTGGCGGCGGTTGTGgtggaagggagggaggggggggttgggggggggggggaaggctggagagaCACGAAATCGAAACTTTTCggagaaattttaaaaagggatcGGAGAGCAAAGAGCGGAGGTTTTTCCGAGGGCAGCTTGCGGGCAGAGTGTGCGTGTGTGCCTGTGCGCGTGTctgcgtgtgcgtgtgcgcaGGATCCACCCCTGGAACTTTCCCCCCTCAACTCTCGCCTGTTTACTGATCTCAGCCCAGAGGGCTGCTCGGAGTATAATCCATCTGAacctcttcccttttttataCCCAGGCGACGTCATCCTGGATTTAGTTCCTGGTAATATGCAGatgacaaacaaaaccagatttgattttttttttctcccccttttttgGTGGGGAAGAGGTGGGGGTTACACAAAGGAGTGAAAGGAGCCCGGGTCTGTGTATTGAGAATTAATGAAATTAACGTAATCCTTTCCATTAGTGGGCTTTTTTGAAAGGCCCCAGATTTAGGCTTGATCTCTGCTGCACCGGCTAATTGCCCAGGTTAATCTTGTTAATGCCATTGTGCAGAAGTGGTTAGCAGCTCCTAGCCCTCTCTATTATGTACCTACTGTGCTCGTGTTAGTTCACGTTAGTGGGTGCGATTTCCTCTGTCTGAAGCTCAGATTCATTATTTATGTTTCGAATTGGTcgagaaacacttttttataaataaataaataaactgcGATACAACCGTGCAACTCTTCCCCCTCCAAGTATTTCTGTAGCAGGGTTTGAATCCTGCGTCCCCCGGCTCGGAGAACTGAAGGGGCACTGAGGGGTATGCGTTCCTCTGCTTTAAGCTTTAGGCAGTGAAGCAACAACGTCTTCACCGAGTaaatgaactatttttttttctctttttgctccATCACCTGACGTAAATGTACGCGTGAATGTGgtaaacagtttattttttttttaacagaagccCATCCAGACAGGTatcactttttgtttttaaacaagccAGGAGGTGGAAATTTTAAAGACCAGTGCCATCTCAAATCCCCGGGTCTGGTGGGTGTTCCGATTCGCTTCCGATCCATCCTGgtgccttttcctcctcttttttaaggaagaatctttccttttctagCTTAGAAAACAAAGCCTATAGAATTGCAGTGATACGGACAACTTTACATTTTGCATGTTCCGTGAATTTAAAATGGAGCAGTTTTAAATCCCTAAAACTCTTCCTATTAAGACGTTGGGCTCTCTTGGTAGCTGGCTTTTGTGATTTGCAGAATACTTCGTCTGTCACGACTGTCACTGGGAATCCACAGGAGGTGAACTGAATAAGATTAGACTATTTGCCCCATCAACCCTCCATCAAAGAAGGTAGGAAATTGTACgcatgaaatgaaaacaagcgATTAGGGTCCGTTTACGAGgaacacattatttttcctcaacAAAGAATACCCTCGTTAGCGTTTACTCGCACTTTATCTTtatccttcctttcctctgtatTCCAGGATTTAAAACCGCATTTGAGAATTATCTAAACCAAACCCCTATTTCTAGCTAAAGACTCGCATAAACgttaaagaaaaaggatgcCAGGACCGAATCCTCACTTTATTGATACGTCGCGATGTGACTAATTACTGACATCGTTTCCTTTACTTCAATTTATTTGCCCATCACTTTCTTTCCGCCTTTGGCATTTAGACCCGAGCTCGGTGCAAATTTTGCGAATTTGATGTAAAGTGAAACTATTtgacagagggtttttttggtgctgTGAGATTTGGAGGGtttctgctgttgttgttttgagGTGTTCCTTTAATTTTTgattgtttatttgtttgtttggggggaaTTTGGGGCTGGTTTGCTGGGTGGTTTTGGTAAGTAATTCCCTGAGCGCAGCCCGGCCAGGCTGCACGCAGAGCGGCGCGCTGCTTAATTCCGCCATCGGGATGCCCGTTCACGTCCCCGGCGGCTCCGCGGCAGCGCGCGGTGGCATCTCTCCGGTGGCCTCTGCAGCCCCCGGCGGTGAGCGGGGCTTCGGGCGAGCCCGGCTGGGAGCCCCCGGCGGAGCCAGGCCCGAGGGGCTACCGACAGCCGAGACACGGCCAGCTGTCCCACCGGCGAGGAGGGCGATATGTCCCCCGCGGGTGCCCCGGGGGTCTCGGAGGGGAGCACCCCTCCTGCCGGGCCGCGGCTGCTGCtccgcgggggcggcggcgcaAGACAGGGCACCCCGCGGGGCTCCGCGGAGCCCGGGCGGCGGGGACAGCACCGTGCCCGCAGGTCGCCGCCCCTCGGAACAGGGTCACCTCGCTGGAGGCCCGCTCGTGCGGAGGCCCGCGGTGGGGTGCCCGTGGCTCGGGCGCTGGGCATCACTTGGTCCAGGATGTCGCCGCCGCGCCTGTCCCGCTGCTCCCAGGTGCGGGGCACCGCGGGGCCCGAGCGGGCAGCGGAGGGCGGCGGCACCCCCGGGCTTCCCCAGCACTTTTTCCATCGGGAAGGCTGTGCTGAAGGAGGATCCACCACGCTGCAACGCTTACCTTTATTCCATTTTAGAGATTATTTGTTCAAATAACTTTTCACCCCCGTGGGgaacttttgttttgttttgttttcttttaatcttaGCAGTCTCGCCGCGAATCCCCGGGTTCGATGCCCGCTTCGCAAAACCCGCTCTCGGAGTTTCTCATTTCGCATCCGCTCCTCGCTAACATTGGAACCGTAAAATTGCGTTAAACAAACAATCAGTTGTCACACGATGTCGGGATGAAATTGTAATAACAAATGAAACGCAAGCAAATTGTGCTGCATAGTGTTGCTAAGCAATTGTTTGTTACCGGAGGGTAGTCGCAGCATGGGTTGAAAGAGAGATCTAAAGAGGAGCGGGGCACGGGGCAGAACAAGCTGTTAGGtatgaaataaagcaaacacGGCAATGATTTTCAATATTATTACCCAAACACGATTTCATACAAAGCAATCACCATGCACAAGTCAATGAAAATGCGCTTGTCGAGAAATCGGCcgggttttttattttaaggtatTAAGGCATAATTCCGGGGATGCAAAATGCAGCGCCTGGCCGGCCTGCGGCGGGAGCGGTACCCGGACCCTGGCCCCCGCCCGGAGGACCTTGGCCCCCGCCTGCCGCCCGCCTTGGGCCGCCGGTCCCCGGCGGAGGCTGGGACCAGTCGGTGGTGCTGGTGGGTCGCCGCGTGCCAGCCCCCCTGGGAAACGGCGCGTCGCAGCGCGTCTCTCACGTGCAGATGCCATCGCCTCTCAGCGTTCCCTACGCTGGTTTCAGATGGATTGCATCATtgcttcaccaaaaaaaaaaaccccacccaaacccaatcaaataaaaccaaaacaacacccccccccccaaaaaaaaaacccaaacaccaaacaaacaccaaaacaaaaacaaccaacaacaaaaaaaaccaactaaaaaacccccaccaaacacaaaaagacCCATACAATGCGAAATTACGGTAATTTGTTCCCAGAATAAAGTTATCTTGAACTGATTAGGAAAGTCAGTCACTTGAAAACGAggcagaaaggctttttttttttttttttcttaaagcttccCTCTAACGATATCAGCTTCTAAAGTTTTCATTCATATAAACTTTATTAATGAAGATCTTTTATTTAAACGTCAAGGGGATTTGAAATTTAGAGTAAATTATGAAGCACGCATGTCTTGCCAAGTCATGGGTCAAATGCATTTGTGAAAAACTGCTAAAAGAGCATAtggttttgaatttttctaCAATGACTAGTGTTTAAATAAATTGCTTGTACTGCTTAACTTCATGTATAATTTTGACAGAAATTGGCCTATAGCCTTTTGATATGTAAACATTTCAGGCTTTTATGCGGTATAAAAAGACACTTGCTTTTTGGGATCAGCTAAAGCAGTCACCCTGTAATTCAGCAAACTGGCACCTAGCATTACATTCTTGCTACATTTCAAGTGGCAGcataaggggggggggggggggcgggggaagagaagggacatttcaaaagcaatgtCCAATCGGAATTAAAAACTGCAAATGAGGTGAGAATGTGCCACTCACTATCTGATTGAAATGGATAAACCATAGCGCTCAGGAGaattctgtcttgttttctaaaaaacagCAGACGAATCGGTGAAAACGGACTTCAACGCAGCACAGACCTGACGTGCATGTCAAGTTAATGCCTTAGAACAAAATCCGTCTAAAGTACAAATAGGtgtgataaagaaaaaacagatagCTCTTCTGAATTCTATCAGTTGTTTCTCTTTTACAGACTAAAAAAGTTTACAGTCTGTAATAATCAAATCAGACTTTTATATATGGAATATTGcataaaatgtatataaatataacaTAACCTTGTGAACTGCCACTGAGCTAGCTGCATGTTCACTTGCATTTCACCACTTCCTAAGTCTTTTGCAGTTTTTGCTCCAGCAAACATCCCACTGAATTCAGTCagtgctttggttttttggggtgttgatttgctggggttttcttggtttgggttttgtgcttttttgtttgtttgtttttgtctgtttgttttttttccttgtgaagaGGACACTCGAACTTGCTAAGGGCTTCTAGATACAGCCTATAAAAGTAGTGGAGTCACTCAGTTTTAAGTCTGCTTAAACTAAAATGGCTTTCTACACGTATAAATCCAACAAGCTACTGAATAAATCCATTTATTACTAATCTGTCTCACATAAATAAGTCTCCTAATGTTGATTGGATGGATAAGCCTAGCCCAGCGCTAGACAGAACAGGACCTGGATAGTTGCCTGGTGCCAGACAGCTCAATATGTTTATTTCCTGTGTGCTTTAGCTGGGACTAAACTGAAGttggaaaaaagtttaaatgaaCTATATAATTTCAATCTGTTACTGTAGTAACATTCATATTTATTGTGTATGTCAGTTTGTCATACACAGAGTTCTCAAGATACACTGCCCCTTTTGTTAGTGGTcagaggtgatttttttcagaatcatAACGAGTCGACATAGACACATTCTGTTGTAGACAATTCAGATGCTATAGCAATTTAAAAGTTGATATGGTTTCAGTCTGATGTGACATAACCTAATGAAGAAAGTAGAATCTCTTAAAGGTTTCCATGAATATgaacaaagacaaaagagaggttttctcatatattttttttcaggtttcatATGTATTCCAATAAACAGCATACCTGGCAAACAAGGAGGTAAAACATTAGCaatacagcaggaaaaagacTTTTCATGTGAACAGAGGAATCTACATGTAAACTGTGTAGACCATTGCAAAGAAGACTCTTTTGAAATAATGCATCTTTTCAAGGGGACAGTGGGAAAAACACTTCAGGTCCTTGACTGCAATTTCAGGAGTCAACAGGAGGATGCCCTGCTACTTGGCAATTTTGTTTTCCACCAAATGCAGTCTGGGCAAGATACTTTATTCAAAGATACTGCGATCAAATCCATTTAAGCTCAATAAAGTGGGATGATCTAGACATCTACATTAAGAAAAAGCTTCATGCCAAGGGATGTGCTGTAGATGCTGACGCAGCAGAAGTCTGCTGCACGCACGTGACTGACTCATGTTTTAGAAGTGGCTCTCTATCGCCGTACAGTCAACAGACAAAATTTCTCCTGCAACTTGAACCATACTGTAACAGCGTGCTTACAAGCTTCCAAGGCAAGGTGGCTCCACTCTAACTgtttagtattttaatttttctcagtAAGGGAGAGTAATTCTAATTCCCCATGTTATACATACAGTCACATATAACATTGCATAGGTCAATATATAAGTGTACCTAATCCCTATATATTCTGTGCATAGGCTGTGCTCATTCTAAGGATCTCTTCCTATGCCAGGGTTTACACTAAcataattacagtaattaaaaaaaaaaaaaagacaaaagacagCTTTCCTGATTGCTAAAAGTAAACCATACTAAGACCTCTGTTGTTGATTTACCTTTTTCCAATGACTGAGCTAAGTTTTTGGACCATCATGGAGCACACCGGATTTTAAACCACAAGAGATCCCAAGCACACAGAGATACAAATCAAGACAACAGAGAAATTGTGTGTGGTCAGCACTTATCATTCTACACAAGTATTATTACATTGGCTAAAGCTCTTCTTTGTAGTATAAACTGTACATACTTAATGCCACCAGAACCTCTCCTTTCTTTGAAAAGGCCCTGGGAGATTACAGCCAAAGTAGCTCTTTATTTGTAATGCAAAGAGCCTCAAAAGGATTTTCTTGGGAGTTAGACCAACaaaatcagctttaaaaataggTAAGTCAATTGTACAAAAGATAGCTATTGCattgttttctgtaacatacacgatgtattttcaaaacttctgtattttttttaggaGATTTAGAGTTTAAGAATATTATTCTAGTATAATCTAACAGTTTTTACTCTAGTGGAACTAGAACTGGGGCCCAATTCCACACCTATGGAAGTCTGCTGGTGATTTTGAATCAGAACAGAGAGAGATGATTCTTCCAGCTAAAAGTTGCGTTATCATTCCCAAACACCACATAACTGAAACctaatagactttttttttgagtgaagTGTGCCAGATACATATCAAGAAGGtttacaggtttttaaaaatacaggcaattttattaaaaatgaaagccaacatttttttaaaaaaaggataattATAGTAGGGAAATATGTAATGAAGGGTAATGGATTTGAAGAAAGCAAGGCAAATATGCCAGAAGGAATTACAAAATTACTACCTTGGTTAGATGATATTTTGaactaatgaaataaataatatcaCTATAACCAATTTCAGTGACCAGTGGTTACATTAGACAGATAAAACAGGATCATCCAGTGAAGCAACTGAGGTTGAAGAATTGTTATACTCACCTACTAATGCTCTCAACCTTAATCTAGGTGTCCAGATGAAACCACGCCACTGTCAGTCAACTAAATCCCCATCTGAGTACTAATTGATGCATTATGGgggaaaaacaacaacccaTTGACATGAAAGTCATTTGCGGAATTGAATGCAAGATCCAAACCACTGGAGGACAGAAGTAAAAAGTTATGTTTATATGATACTATAAagcttgtgtttgtttctttttgctatCGCTAAAGCTATTTTGATTTATAATGTTGGTGCATTTAAGAGTTTTGATACCTTTCTGAAAATCatctgaaaactttaaaattagaTGTGATTATCTTGAAGTCTAGATTAATTTATGGCTATTCCTTTCCTAACTAACCACCCCCAAAACAGTACTAGATTTTTAAAGTCCTGCAATATATGTTCACCTATAGTTGACAATTTGCAGCTTAtactttttatacttttaatcTTATCTAATGAGATAAAGAATTTTTATAATTTGGAATTATATAATATTCTGGGGCAACAAGTACATCATCTACTCCCATGAATCAGGGCTATTACGCTAGTATTTATCCATGTGCAGCTGTGTTCAAGATGAGACACCGCCCTTTGATTTCATCTTTCTAATTCTTATGCACTGCTTCCGTGCAGTCTAGTCTTCAACCTTTTGGTTTGGAAGGAAACTCTGTTCTTTTATGATAATGTAAATTCTAAGTTTTCTTGATGGATTTGTTCCAAAGTTTTGGTAAAATATGCAAGATCATGGTCTGGGCCCGATGCCTGTTTCAGGAGGTCAGCGTGGTGTGCAGTTAGACATAATTCCAGACCAGGAACTGAGCACAGAACGTGATACAGCAGCCAAAAGTCAGGGATAATTCTTCTTCAGAAGTTGTATCAATGACATCTTCTCTGTTTAGGTGCTGACATGGCAAAACATGCTTTTGACAGTGAGGACGAATCGTTACATGACTTTTGCCATCGGTATTCTCACAGAGGGGGAATAACAACTCTTTCCCCACTCTGTCTCTTGCAGTGGATACATCAACACACATCAGCAACTGATTTGAAGACTAAATATGCTCAAAACTTTGCCGGATGGATATCTGCTTTTCTTGGGCTAATTCTTTGCTGTGCTTTAACCTTTAGGAGGTAAATATACGTTAGCTACCATGTTGAGAAAATCCAATGGGCACAAGGCATTTTGGGACAGATTTAACTAAGAAAGTTAGTGCACAAAGAACGTGAATTTATGGAGCGCTCTTGGTCTACACTAAATCTGCCCATGGGAAAGCTTTTTGTACTAAGAGTACTTTGAGCCTTTCAGCTATCATATCATGTGTACCATGAGCATCTGCACAGCTAGCTTGAAGACGACAGCGGGTTGCAGACCTACACCCTACCTTACTGCATGCCTCTAAAGAAAGTCCTTAGTTTCACAGAGCAGGCTTACCATAAAGTAAGCCATGGGCTATTACCGCTTCATGTTCAGAAGTGACCTAAAGATAAGGAAAGGCATGCGATTTAGCAACAAAGGTCTTTCTGAGACTCCAGGTCTTTTCAGAACTTCAACTTTTAGCCCAGTAACATCTGGTCTGGACTTAAGTTTCGCTGCTCCAGACCTTTTAACTGCATGTTGGTTACAAAATTTGTAGGTTTGAACAGGGCATGAAGACAGATTTGAAAAAGCAGTCAGTGATGGCAATGTCTACCTGTTTTCATTGCTAATTCAGGTATCTATCTGAAAGACTCTCTGCTTGCATACATTAAGGCACTGCAAAACCTATGATGAGTGTCATATGA
Protein-coding sequences here:
- the GSC gene encoding homeobox protein goosecoid gives rise to the protein MPVSMFSIDNILAARPRCKDSVLLPPSAAPVVFPSLHGDSLYGSASDYGGFYSRAVAPASALPPAVTGSRLGYNNYYYGQLHVPASPVGPSCCGAVPPLGAQQCSCVPPAGYEGSGSVLMSPVPHQMLPYMNVGTLSRTELQLLNQLHCRRKRRHRTIFTDEQLEALENLFQETKYPDVGTREQLARRVHLREEKVEVWFKNRRAKWRRQKRSSSEESENAQKWNKASKTSPEKRQEDGKSDLDSDS